The following DNA comes from Occultella kanbiaonis.
CTTGATCGCGACGTCCCGGTCGAGGCTGTCCTGACGCGCCCGGTACACGACGCTGTCACCGCCTTCTCCGACCTCGACCAGGTGGGAGTAGCCCGCGACCGACACCGCCGACGGTGTCGCCGGGGCACGCTCGACCGGGTCGCCGGCAGAGCGGCTGGGATCGTTCGGACCGGCAGGACCGGGCCGTCGGCCGGACGTGGCGCCGACCGCTTCCGCCAACGGGCGTGGGGCCGCGGGCGCCCAGTCGTCGTCGGACACGCGAACCCCCTCCCCGGACGGGCGCCGTCGACCCGGCGCACATGAGTCCGAGGATAGGCGGTGCCCGGCGCGATCGCGGCGTGGCCGGTGGTGGAAGGTTCCGCACAGGCGGCTCCGCGCTCGCGGCACCTGGCGTCGTCGGTCACTCCTCCTCGCGCGGCACGCCGAACCAGGTCCTTGCTACGGTGACCGGATGGCGCGTCGTCCCCGAACCGACCGTCGAGCCGAGTCGTGACGAGTCCCGACGACGAACGAGTCCTGAGCTGGATCCGTGACGTGCTCGGCCGCGACGTTCGGATCGCCGCAACCGTCCCGTTGCCCGGAGGCCTGTCCGAGGCGATGTTCCGCGTCGAGCTCACCGGCGCAGACGTGGCCGCCGTGGTCCTGCGGCGCTGGCCGAACGACGGTGACTGGCAGCGCGACTCGGTGCGCCGGGAGGCCACCGCGCTCAGCCTGCTCGGCGGCCGCGGGGTCGGAACCCCCGAGCTGATCGCCACCGACCCGGCGGGGGAGTGGACCGGTCGACCCGCCAACCTGATGACCCACCTCCCCGGTGCTGGTCAGCTACGTCCCGCCGACATCGCCCAGTGGACCGGCGAGGTCGCCGCCCGCTTGGCGCTGATCCATGATCAGCCACGTGATCCGCGCCAGCAGGCGAGCCCGAAGTGGGTCGACCTGGACGACCCGGATCGGCGCGCCTGGCTGGCCGACCTGCCGTACGGCGACGAGGCACTCTCCCTCGCGCGCGCCGCCGCCGCTCCCGTCCGGGAGGTGTTCGGCCACGGCGACTACCAGCACTTCAACCTGCTCTGGAGCCGGGGACGGCTCACCGGCGTCGTCGACTGGACGATGAGTGGGGTGGCCGAAGCTGGTCGGGACGTCGGCCACTGCGCCCTCAACCTTGCCGTCCTGTACGGGCCGGACCGGGCCGGGCGATTCGTGGCGCACTACGAGGCGATCACCGGGACGCGCGTCGATCCGGGGTGGCTGATGTCCGAACTGCTCGACTTCTCGCCGGCGTGGCCGGAGTTCATCCCGCGCCAGGTCGGCGGTCGCGTGCCGGTCGACCAGGCCGGCATGCGCGGACGGGTCGAGGAACTCATCGTCGAGGTACTGCGCTCCGCCGGCTGATTCCAGCGGTCGCCGCCCGGCTCCGCACGGGCACCATCGGCTCACAGCGCCGAGCGCGGGCGATGGTGCCAGACTCGTCCAGGGGCAGCGGGGCGAGCGAGCGACCTCGCAGGCAGCGACGGGGAGGCACCCGATGGCGTCGACGACGAGTTCAGCCGAGGCCCTGCCGGTCGGGAAGGTCCGAACGATCTTCGCCGGCCTCATGCTCGCGATGCTGCTCGCCGCGCTCGACCAGACGATCGTCGCGACGGCGCTGCCGACGATCGTCTCCGACCTCGGCGGGGCGGAGCACCTCTCCTGGGTGGTGACCGCGTACATGCTCGCGAGCACCGCGACGACGGTGCTCTGGGGCAAACTCGGCGATCTCTACGGTCGCAAGGCGCTGTTCATCGCCTGCATCCTCATCTTCCTGGCCGGCTCCGTCCTGGCCGGCACGTCGCAGACCATG
Coding sequences within:
- a CDS encoding phosphotransferase family protein; the encoded protein is MTSPDDERVLSWIRDVLGRDVRIAATVPLPGGLSEAMFRVELTGADVAAVVLRRWPNDGDWQRDSVRREATALSLLGGRGVGTPELIATDPAGEWTGRPANLMTHLPGAGQLRPADIAQWTGEVAARLALIHDQPRDPRQQASPKWVDLDDPDRRAWLADLPYGDEALSLARAAAAPVREVFGHGDYQHFNLLWSRGRLTGVVDWTMSGVAEAGRDVGHCALNLAVLYGPDRAGRFVAHYEAITGTRVDPGWLMSELLDFSPAWPEFIPRQVGGRVPVDQAGMRGRVEELIVEVLRSAG